A single window of Stigmatopora nigra isolate UIUO_SnigA chromosome 20, RoL_Snig_1.1, whole genome shotgun sequence DNA harbors:
- the frem1a gene encoding FRAS1-related extracellular matrix protein 1a yields MMKSKAQGLALLPFLLLGISCRTCLVKVNKALTVGRGQTAFLREGDVEFLIPHQKDICKVEVVLNEPITQRVGTLLPQVFNCHFRENEVKYVHNGCPLLTEDIVKLRLYRFSATDTYIEVFSLHVNIVESDCGIIKLGPTFLKAPSYGLSANVDGNVVSFHYEKRSTLDCSIHLNTQETHLPAHGQLVSVKPEKATKREDEPLLYIEDHPAPCKSDVCPMGVRLVRSFKVPCDDFLVMGLKYQHLTPPSPDIDFIAIRLDLKDSRSGNIYQSEQIWIPVQITGALPNQAPALSFMPTFILEVDQFILTPLSTATLDGEDDETPQERLIFNITRAPSGGFVSHLSDQTRPIYSFTWLDLNNMLIAYQPPNSSHTQRRHYEMEIDVHDFFFEKSAPMTVHMSVRNADTNAPRVSWNMGLTLLEGQSLPITWEQLQIVDNDNPGMVRIITVDGLLHGKVTVQGGKGFLFTIGDIKAGIVCYHHDDSDSTSDFIIFRISDGHHQTRHKFPIKILPKDDSPPFLIANMLLEVSQGQTIPLQGTALRATDMDSSSDYILFNITRPPQAGQIWKFPGLGLTGQKPIKSLYRSSIGYPIGMFFQRELSQSLVYYRHSGNDVFEDSFEFVLSDYQDPPNLSEPQVAMLHIKPVPYQLPIEVSSARRCLVVKETDVVHITQHHLHFVDKDTPESDVTYTITTPPFFSNHHSGEDAGRIFLVDSIPKFTKDTNAPVLKLFTQVIFCYSPRAVPRTISWIKFYCLFLVFQHAINHMKVAYMPPSEDVGPFPRYVQFILAVTNQHGKKLNGICFNVTVMPVNNQPPQVITKALLVDEGGEGQVGPEHLLLSDVDTVEEALKLELVEAPKHGMLQLNSFALKPGQSCTLHDIASRKMRYTHDNSETVEDSIEYAVTDGANRVRFTLQIHVTPINDEVPVLVDGLNNVLTCAEAETIVISAEYIYALDLDSDNDSLAFLIARQPNHGWVEKNGVVVDNFIQADIKAGIIRYRHTGEEIGLNPINDIITFVISDGETEKSVICCGERNAKIGSREANLPVYDLHITIFPINSQPPSINTGDIFVVDEGGTVQVNASHLQVHDVDTNIEELVVSLVTLPQFGYLENVVPRPGFEKSNVGVSIDSCSYKNIIAGQINYVQSRHHKTEPTSDQVILCVSDGNFTSASVTLNIIIKPTNDEIPEFVAQTLMVQEGKRKYLDESLLNATDLDVPRNVLHFHVVKLPQHGFIIRHNGDMESSVVDFTMAELRNGQAVAYAHDDSENLEDSFTVELTDGRHKIQKRVTVEVLPLNDEKPHLIRNNGLEVEPGETRLITSVSLLAQDYDTPTSQVLYKFKSFPTQGLLQFKHFQKWLPLGLEENCTQEMVDMNHVRYVHRHPSDTTTQDFFVFYLHDGQNQSPLQQFNISIKNGENGTLSVFVSPVSVDRGGRVTLTTDVIFARDGGHRPQDIVFVVSTPVANGYLENTKHPGVSISTFSQMDIAANHVAYVHDKRANAALETIHFDVSNNKKRQTGILEVTVLMVDRIPPSLHNKGLAIPQGHAMILSPDCLAMTDPDTPQSSLVFILLHPPQHGDLLLDKNVLIAASNFTQLHIEELKVTYKHDGKKSQIDRFEFSATDSTNRGVLLNGKLHTEPLSFIIQVNGEFVSKLLVFLVSVSFHFRTN; encoded by the exons ATGATGAAGTCAAAGGCCCAAGGATTAGCACTGCTTCCCTTCCTGCTTCTCGGTATTTCTTGCAGAACTTGCCTTGTGAAAGTCAACAAGGCTTTAACGGTGGGACGCGGTCAGACGGCTTTCCTCCGGGAAGGAGATGTAGAGTTCCTCATCCCACATCAAAAGGATATATGTAAAGTGGAAGTGGTGTTAAATGAGCCCATTACTCAAAGAGTGGGAACATTGCTGCCTCAG GTGTTCAATTGCCATTTTCGAGAAAATGAGGTTAAATATGTCCACAATGGCTGTCCACTTTTAACAGAGGACATAGTCAAACTTCGGTTGTATAG attcagTGCCACTGACACATATATTGAAGTGTTTTCCCTTCATGTGAACATTGTGGAATCGGACTGTGGTATTATCAAGCTTGGACCTACATTTTTAAAAGCTCCATCATATGGTCTTTCTGCCAATGTCGATGGCAATGTAGTCTCATTCCACTATGAAAAGCGGTCCACTTTAGACTGTAGCATTCATCTAAATACACAGGAGACTCACCTGCCAGCTCATGGGCAGCTAGTTTCTGTCAAGCCAGAGAAAGCCACCAAACGAGAAGATGAGCCACTGCTCTACATTGAAG ATCATCCGGCACCATGTAAGTCTGAtgtctgcccgatgggtgtgaGGCTTGTCAGATCTTTCAAAGTACCATGTGATGACTTCCTGGTGATGGGGCTGAAATACCAGCACTTGACTCCCCCGTCCCCTGACATTGACTTCATTGCAATCAGGCTTGATCTCAAAGACTCGAGGAGTGGAAACATATATCAG TCCGAACAGATCTGGATTCCAGTGCAAATTACTGGCGCGCTGCCAAACCAGGCCCCCGCGCTTTCGTTTATGCCAACGTTTATCTTGGAGGTGGACCAGTTCATCCTCACCCCACTGTCCACCGCTACATTAGATGGCGAAGACGACGAAACTCCACAGGAGAGGCTCATTTTTAATATCACCAGAGCACCTTCGGGTGGCTTTGTCAGTCACCTGTCTGACCAAACTCGCCCCATCTACTCCTTCACATGGcttgatttaaacaacatgctcATTGCATATCAGCCCCCCAACTCTTCTCATACTCAGCGCAGGCACTAcgag ATGGAAATCGACGTTCATGATTTTTTCTTTGAGAAGAGCGCACCGATGACTGTTCACATGTCGGTACGGAATGCAGACACCAACGCACCCAGAGTGTCCTGGAACATGG GTCTCACCCTATTGGAAGGTCAATCTCTTCCAATTACATGGGAGCAACTCCAAATTGTGGACAATGACAACCCTGGCATGGTCCGCATAATCACTGTTGACGGTCTCCTGCATGGAAAAGTGACCGTTCAAG GTGGAAAGGGTTTCTTGTTCACAATTGGAGACATCAAAGCCGGAATTGTTTGCTATCATCACGATGACAGTGACTCCACTAGTGACTTCATTATCTTCCGAATAAGTGATGGTCACCATCAGACACGGCACAAATTCCCCATAAAGATCCTTCCAAAAGACGATAGCCCTCCATTTCTTATCGCCAACATGTTGCTGGAAGTGTCACAGGGTCAGACAATTCCATTGCAAGGCACTGCCCTTCGGGCTACCGATATGGACTCTAGCAGCGATTACATCCTTTTTAACATTACCAGACCTCCACAGGCAGGCCAGATCTGGAAATTTCCTGGACTAGGGCTAACAG gtcaAAAGCCCATCAAGTCACTCTACAGAAGTAGTATTG GCTATCCAATCGGAATGTTTTTTCAGAGAGAACTCTCCCAGTCTTTGGTTTATTACCGGCACTCAGGGAATGATGTCTTTGAAGACTCTTTTGAGTTTGTACTATCAGACTACCAGGATCCCCCAAACCTTTCAGAGCCTCAG GTGGCTATGTTACATATCAAGCCAGTTCCCTACCAACTGCCTATAGAGGTTTCCAGTGCCAGACGCTGTCTTGTGGTCAAAGAGACTGATGTGGTCCACATAACACAGCATCACCTTCACTTTGTAGACAAGGATACCCCAGAAAGTGACGTGACATATACGATTACGACACCACCTTTCTTCAGTAATCACCATAG CGGCGAGGACGCAGGGAGGATATTCCTTGTTGACAGCATACCTAAATTCACCAAAGACACCAATGCGCCAGTGTTGAAGCTCTTTACACAGGTAATTTTTTGCTATAGTCCACGTGCTGTCCCTCGAACGATATCTTGGATTAAATTTTACTGTCTCTTTCTGGTCTTTCAGCATGCTATCAACCACATGAAAGTAGCCTACATGCCTCCAAGTGAGGATGTTGGCCCTTTCCCTCGTTATGTCCAGTTTATTCTCGCTGTGACCAATCAGCATGGCAAAAAACTCAATGGGATCTGCTTTAACGTCACTGTGATGCCAGTGAACAATCAACCACCACAG GTTATCACCAAGGCTCTATTGGTAGACGAGGGGGGTGAGGGTCAGGTCGGCCCAGAACATCTCCTTTTGTCAGATGTGGACACTGTCGAAGAAGCCTTGAAATTGGAGCTTGTGGAGGCACCCAAGCACGGAATGCTGCAGCTCAACAGTTTTGCTCTAAAACCGGGCCAAAGTTGTACCCTGCATGACATAGCAAGCCGTAAAATGAG GTATACTCATGACAATTCAGAAACTGTGGAGGACAGCATTGAATATGCTGTAACGGATGGAGCTAATAGAGTCAGATTCACTCTGCAAATACAT GTAACTCCAATCAATGATGAGGTACCAGTGCTGGTTGACGGTTTGAACAATGTCCTCACATGTGCTGAGGCGGAGACAATCGTCATTTCAGCAGAGTACATTTACGCCCTGGATTTGGATTCCGATAACGACAGCCTCGCCTTCTTGATTGCACGTCAACCCAACCACGggtgggtggaaaaaaatggcgtggTTGTTGATAATTTCATTCAGGCGGATATCAAAGCTGGAATTATCAGATACAGGCACACGG GAGAGGAGATTGGATTGAATCCAATCAATGACATCATCACCTTTGTGATTTCTGATGGAGAAACTGAAAAATCAGTCATCTGTTGTGgtgaaagaaatgcaaaaattggAAGCAGAGAAGCAAATCTCCCCGTGTATGATCTCCACATCACCATTTTTCCCATTAACAGCCAACCTCCCTCAATTAATACAG GTGACATATTCGTTGTAGATGAAGGTGGAACGGTTCAGGTAAACGCAAGTCATTTACAGGTACACGATGTGGATACAAACATTGAAGAGCTGGTGGTCAGTTTGGTTACATTGCCTCAGTTTGGCTACCTTGAAAATGTCGTCCCTCGACCTGGCTTTGAGAAAAGCAACGTGGGTGTGAGCATAg ACTCCTGTTCCTACAAAAACATAATTGCCGGTCAAATTAATTATGTGCAGTCCAGgcaccataagacagagccaacgAGCGATCAGGTAATCCTCTGTGTGTCAGATGGCAATTTCACCTCTGCCAGTGTAACATTGAACATCATCATCAAACCGACAAATGATGAGATTCCAGAGTTTGTGGCTCAAACTCTTATG GTACAAGAAGGAAAAAGGAAGTATCTGGATGAGTCTTTATTAAATGCAACGGATTTGGATGTTCCCAGGAATGTTCTGCACTTCCATGTTGTTAAACTTCCTCAGCACGGCTTTATCATTCGCCACAATGGCGATATGGAATCAAGTGTAGTTGACTTCACAATGGCTGAGTTAAGAAATG GCCAAGCCGTGGCATACGCACATGATGACTCTGAAAATTTGGAGGACAGCTTTACTGTTGAGTTAACAGATGGGAGACACAAAATCCAAAAACGAGTGACAGTGGAAGTATTGCCACTGAACGATGAAAAGCCTCATTTGATAAG AAACAATGGCTTGGAGGTTGAGCCGGGAGAGACGAGATTAATAACTAGCGTAAGCCTCCTGGCACAGGACTATGACACTCCTACCTCCCAAGTCTTGTACAAGTTCAAGAGTTTCCCGACACAAGGACTATTACAGTTTAAG CATTTTCAGAAATGGCTGCCATTGGGCTTAGAGGAAAATTGTACTCAGGAAATGGTGGACATGAATCACGTCCGCTACGTGCACAGACACCCATCGGATACTACAACGCaagacttttttgtcttttatctaCATGATGGGCAAAATCAATCTCCACTACAGCAGTTCAACATATCCatcaaaaatggagaaaatg gaactCTGTCTGTCTTTGTCAGTCCCGTGAGTGTTGACCGTGGGGGTCGTGTCACTCTCACCACGGACGTGATTTTTGCAAGGGACGGCGGTCATCGGCCGCAGGACATTGTGTTTGTTGTTAGCACTCCAGTGGCTAATGGATACTTGGAGAATACCAAGCATCCAGGAGTAAGCATCTCCACTTTCAGCCAGATGGATATTGCCGCAAACCATGTGGCTTATGTGCACGACAAGCGAGCTAACGCAGCGCTGGAAACCATTCA CTTTGACGTcagtaacaacaaaaaaagacaaacgggAATCTTAGAGGTGACGGTGCTCATGGTAGACCGCATCCCGCCATCATTGCATAACAAAGGTCTTGCGATTCCGCAAGGACATGCAATGATTCTGAGTCCAGACTGCCTTGCCATGACGGACCCAGACACCCCACAGAGTTCTCTAGTCTTTATACTCCTTCACCCTCCTCAGCACGGTGACCTGCTCCTAGACAAAAACGTGCTGATAGCTGCTTCCAATTTCACTCAACTACATATTGAGGAGTTGAAGGTCACGTATAAGCACGATGGAAAAAAGTCACAGATTGATCGATTTGAGTTTTCCGCCACGGATAGTACCAATCGTGGAGTCCTGCTAAATGGGAAGTTACATACTGAACCATTGTCTTTTATCATTCAGGTAAATGGTGAATTCGTTTCAAAATTGCTTGTGTTTCTTGTTTCTGTGTCATTCCATTTCAGGACCAATTAA